A genomic segment from Vanacampus margaritifer isolate UIUO_Vmar chromosome 3, RoL_Vmar_1.0, whole genome shotgun sequence encodes:
- the lrrc75ba gene encoding leucine-rich repeat-containing protein 75B gives MGSRLSRQNSLDNENFSKKRRRLLDVAAEGDNRSGRAGGDFLFALMLKTDKLPGMLRRTNHSPYMRRVAWIREIQKLLRDRRMEQAADVLRLLRKDLGLEGTSLNDILYKNAAFLNLVDPISHELLLSLAREMQNPKKDSDTIKSSDKICRQLIYHLTPHSKWLRQSMSRRKSQACLKTTLQKKLSNDTVDLSGIPLSTRDVRQVAFYLQNNRDSVVSVDISFTELQDENLKLLLPLLASLPKLNTLALNGNRLTLATLKDLTEMLKDPKKFSSLAWIDLGNNVDIFTMPQPLLVALRRRCSLKSSLPTIYEYTEGQPYCYRMETSIEEPSHYEEEEEEEDAEDDADDAGNKYELEPWGLGEKQLSKDFTLHYCER, from the exons ATGGGCTCCAGACTGAGCAGACAGAACAGCTTGGACAATGAGAATTTCTCCAAAAAGCGACGCAGGCTCCTCGATGTCGCGGCGGAGGGCGACAATCGAAGCGGCCGGGCAGGCGGGGACTTCCTTTTCGCCCTGATGCTGAAGACGGACAAACTGCCTGGGATGCTGCGTAGGACCAACCACAGCCCCTACATGAGAAGGGTGGCGTGGATCAGGGAGATCCAGAAACTGCTTCGCGATCGCCGGATGGAGCAGGCAGCCGACGTGCTCAGATTACTGAGGAAG GATCTGGGCCTGGAAGGTACCTCCCTAAATGACATCTTGTACAAGAATGCTGCCTTCCTCAATCTGGTGGATCCAATTTCGCATGAACTGCTGCTGAGCTTGGCCCGTGAGATGCAGAATCCTAAGAAG GATTCTGACACCATAAAGTCATCCGATAAAATTTGCAGACAGCTGATCTACCACCTGACCCCTCATTCAAAGTGGCTGAGGCAGAGCATGTCCAGGCGGAAATCCCAGGCATG TCTCAAGACAACCCTCCAGAAGAAACTGTCCAATGACACTGTGGACTTGTCAGGCATTCCTCTGTCCACCCGAGATGTCCGCCAAGTGGCCTTCTACCTCCAGAACAACCGAGACAGCGTGGTGTCCGTGGACATCAGCTTTACCGAGCTCCAAGACGAAAACCTGAAACTTctccttcctcttcttgccTCACTACCCAAACTCAACACCCTCGCCCTCAACGGGAACCGTCTCACCCTGGCTACACTCAAGGACCTGACCGAGATGCTGAAAGACCCCAAGAAGTTCTCCAGCCTGGCCTGGATCGACCTCGGCAACAACGTGGATATTTTCACCATGCCGCAGCCACTGTTGGTGGCTTTGCGCCGGCGCTGCAGCCTGAAGAGCAGCCTGCCGACCATCTACGAGTACACGGAGGGTCAACCGTACTGCTACCGGATGGAGACTTCTATCGAGGAACCCAGCCACtatgaggaagaagaggaagaggaagatgcaGAGGACGACGCGGATGATGCGGGTAACAAATATGAGCTGGAGCCGTGGGGCTTAGGTGAGAAGCAGCTCTCCAAAGACTTCACGCTTCACTACTGCGAGAGGTGA